From the Streptococcus oralis ATCC 35037 genome, one window contains:
- a CDS encoding phage tail tip lysozyme: MFESDPNQLKQERKRRIKEGSSQNAEKNPKEARLDSKVAFKEAKKNYRLANKNYKLHKGPQATARGLFFKQQRDRAKLEKQIATTLYKRAKKADDSYIPNRLKKRAKQSARMKVRHDVEKTVRDNEILGDWVQARQNIRQFKYQVNASKRALNAVGKLSKYSINHSYGQLNRSYNFIRGRGYTRTPKEFSWEGKLSKKMKHAKKRLGRSKFGKASKRTGKVLKFSSKILRSILTNPLAVKSYFLMFLIFAVFGIFMSVFGGSGPVQQNEFDLNKSWLQISKRDREKSNDKVDYWTNIDDMIFFMNFRYGSDWKPESNWNEGTGGEWAGALGFNHYSDALNDLWNHLNDDPHNLKKMVDLYGPSSELKWAKLSDSELEEYKELEELTKEVGRYPSYQELANPFYQEDDPSYQAPLVILKRFGYTSKSEIYEKTQLKASTGQALRAPIDGQVSVTDDTTVSIKTDKAIFTYEEVGNIRVSDGDQVKAGDEVGKVTANGYQVIQYQKLEEKETKDKKEKWTSVNPGFYFQSVTYNQTTSVITTLAGDLGQKSRAIKDYLKQKVPGLTDNGLAAMLGNFATESNINPKRAEGDYLSPPVGADSSSWDDESWLAISGPAIYNGRYPNILHRGLGLGQWTDTADGSTRHTLLLNYAKSKNKKWYDLELQLDFMLEGDTPYYITELTSILTSRENVETLTERFLVNWEGNSGDKVLERQNNAKQIHAFLTQQVRGGGALASSWNFPAEYQSKVEHPPTQASMTTQQGSGYEVGQCTWYAYNRLVELGTITDLSGAYGYLGNGQDWVASLVAKGWRYSTTPTKGAVVSVVGGFGGTPDVYGHVAIVEAVNPDGSFLVSECNIQGVQDKVHFSVLYPAYYYSFATPN; encoded by the coding sequence TTGTTTGAAAGTGATCCCAATCAATTAAAACAGGAGCGTAAGCGGAGAATCAAAGAAGGATCCTCCCAGAATGCAGAAAAAAATCCTAAAGAAGCACGTTTAGACTCAAAAGTTGCATTTAAAGAAGCTAAGAAGAATTATCGCTTAGCGAACAAAAATTATAAACTACATAAAGGACCTCAAGCAACAGCTAGAGGTCTTTTCTTTAAGCAACAACGTGATCGAGCAAAGTTGGAAAAACAAATTGCCACAACGCTCTATAAACGAGCTAAAAAGGCTGATGACAGTTATATCCCTAACCGACTGAAGAAACGTGCAAAACAAAGCGCCCGAATGAAAGTGAGACACGACGTTGAGAAAACGGTCAGAGATAATGAGATTCTTGGAGACTGGGTTCAGGCGAGGCAAAATATTCGTCAATTTAAGTACCAGGTAAACGCCTCTAAAAGAGCGTTAAATGCTGTAGGAAAATTATCCAAGTATTCAATCAATCATAGCTATGGCCAGCTCAATAGAAGCTATAATTTCATCAGAGGGCGAGGGTATACTCGAACACCAAAAGAGTTCTCCTGGGAAGGAAAACTCAGCAAAAAAATGAAACATGCCAAAAAGCGACTGGGACGTTCAAAGTTTGGGAAGGCATCAAAACGTACAGGAAAAGTCTTAAAGTTTTCGTCAAAAATACTACGTTCGATTTTAACAAATCCTTTAGCTGTCAAGTCCTATTTCTTAATGTTTCTCATCTTTGCAGTATTTGGGATATTTATGTCTGTTTTTGGAGGAAGTGGTCCAGTCCAACAAAATGAATTTGACTTGAACAAATCCTGGCTTCAAATCAGTAAACGAGATCGAGAGAAGTCCAATGATAAGGTAGACTATTGGACAAACATCGATGACATGATCTTTTTCATGAACTTTCGCTACGGTAGCGATTGGAAACCAGAAAGTAACTGGAATGAGGGGACTGGTGGTGAATGGGCTGGGGCGTTAGGTTTTAATCACTATTCTGATGCCTTGAATGATCTTTGGAATCATTTGAATGATGACCCTCACAACTTGAAAAAGATGGTTGACTTATATGGCCCCTCATCAGAACTAAAGTGGGCTAAGTTGAGTGATAGCGAGCTGGAAGAGTATAAAGAGCTAGAGGAGTTGACTAAAGAGGTTGGTCGATACCCCTCTTATCAAGAACTAGCTAACCCTTTTTACCAGGAGGACGATCCTTCTTATCAAGCCCCTTTAGTTATCCTGAAGCGGTTTGGTTATACCTCTAAGAGTGAAATCTATGAGAAAACACAACTAAAAGCTTCAACAGGACAAGCTCTAAGAGCTCCTATTGACGGTCAAGTCAGTGTGACAGATGATACTACTGTATCCATCAAAACAGATAAAGCCATCTTTACTTATGAAGAGGTAGGAAATATCCGTGTTTCTGACGGTGATCAGGTCAAAGCTGGAGACGAGGTTGGGAAGGTAACGGCAAATGGTTACCAGGTCATTCAGTATCAAAAACTGGAGGAAAAAGAGACAAAGGATAAGAAAGAAAAGTGGACATCAGTCAATCCAGGCTTTTACTTTCAATCTGTCACGTACAATCAGACAACCTCAGTCATTACTACACTTGCTGGTGATTTAGGACAAAAATCACGAGCGATAAAAGACTACTTGAAGCAAAAGGTACCAGGGCTGACAGATAATGGTTTGGCAGCCATGCTTGGAAATTTTGCAACAGAAAGTAATATCAATCCCAAACGTGCTGAAGGAGATTATCTTAGCCCACCAGTAGGGGCTGACTCTTCTTCCTGGGATGATGAGTCCTGGTTAGCTATTTCTGGACCCGCTATTTATAACGGAAGATACCCAAATATTCTCCATCGAGGTTTAGGGCTAGGTCAGTGGACAGATACAGCGGATGGTTCCACTAGGCACACTCTATTATTGAATTATGCAAAATCAAAAAATAAAAAGTGGTACGATTTAGAACTGCAGTTAGACTTTATGTTAGAGGGAGATACTCCTTACTACATCACTGAACTGACATCGATTCTAACCAGCAGAGAAAACGTAGAGACACTTACAGAGCGTTTCCTGGTTAACTGGGAAGGGAACTCTGGAGATAAGGTCTTAGAGCGCCAGAATAATGCTAAACAGATCCATGCCTTTCTCACACAACAAGTTCGAGGAGGTGGAGCGTTAGCATCTTCCTGGAATTTCCCTGCCGAGTATCAGTCAAAAGTGGAGCACCCTCCTACACAAGCTTCTATGACTACACAACAAGGAAGCGGTTATGAAGTGGGACAATGTACTTGGTATGCCTATAATCGTTTAGTTGAACTAGGAACGATTACAGACTTATCAGGAGCTTATGGTTACCTTGGTAATGGTCAGGATTGGGTGGCAAGCCTAGTTGCAAAAGGATGGCGGTATAGTACAACTCCAACAAAAGGAGCTGTTGTATCAGTAGTAGGTGGATTTGGTGGGACACCAGATGTATACGGCCATGTTGCGATTGTGGAAGCTGTGAATCCAGACGGTTCATTCCTCGTTTCAGAATGTAATATCCAAGGAGTACAGGATAAGGTACATTTTTCTGTCCTATATCCAGCTTACTACTATTCGTTTGCAACACCGAATTAA
- a CDS encoding VirB4-like conjugal transfer ATPase, CD1110 family yields MNLFGRKKTSKLSKEERERAKRLRRTMTASTQNSLNYQWLMPDGLMKITNDQFSKTYRLGDTSYITATDDERIDIIETNADIFNSLDIDNDMQLLILNRRVESNSLSSIRYDLVGDGYDDYRKEYNAMINDRFSQEQNTFKVEKYLTITTQTDQDHQARRILDDTASVIESQYSGLGISFKELEGLDRLLIFRKLLRREGFIDFNYEDIAISGLSTRDFVAPNYLKFEKDHMKIDDCFARVMYVRQYPTFLNDKLIKNILDTGIELAISLHAKPYDTADALKKIKTVKSSVRREMIKSQKAAAKEGYGSDLAVGGKAVETSRETEKWTEELQDNDQKMFSGVMTVFFMADTLEELNIYTEQVQRSVRKNTVELDKCYLYQEESLNTILPIGIPFINVKRRFMRDMTTSNLATQVPFTNVDLRSSSPRAIYYGQNQLSKNAITVDRKKDLNTGSGCIFGNSGSGKSVLAKGGEIIPTTLRYPEDNIIIVDPEDEYTGIGRELGAEIITIAPGSQHHFNLLDLPDKDKLQAEDSDPIGQKSNLLSTLFENIFSEVSDDEFAMIDRVTRKTYEEFEKPTFKNWQAVLERQPEDVAKELALKAEPYTVGSNDIFAHPTNVNMNSRFIIFNLKQLSGKLKPFALLVIQDFIWNQVVNNQGKAITWLYFDELQLYFKNKLQATFFTELYSRIRKYGAIPTGITQNPETVLSTEEGRKLVANCEFLALLKLKRTDLEALEQVIPLTPSLERFVLRPKAKGTGLIVAGDTIVPFENPIPKDTKLYQLVATDS; encoded by the coding sequence ATGAATTTATTCGGCCGAAAGAAAACCTCGAAACTCTCTAAGGAGGAACGGGAACGGGCCAAACGTCTAAGACGTACCATGACGGCATCTACACAGAATAGTCTTAATTATCAATGGTTGATGCCTGATGGCCTCATGAAAATTACAAATGATCAATTTTCAAAGACCTATCGCCTAGGTGATACAAGCTATATTACTGCAACAGATGATGAGCGAATTGATATCATTGAAACAAACGCTGATATTTTTAATTCGCTGGATATTGACAATGATATGCAGCTATTGATCCTGAATCGTCGAGTAGAAAGCAATAGCTTATCTTCTATCCGCTATGATTTAGTTGGAGATGGATATGACGATTATCGTAAAGAATACAATGCGATGATCAATGATCGTTTTTCTCAGGAACAAAATACCTTCAAGGTAGAAAAATATCTGACGATTACTACCCAAACAGACCAGGATCATCAAGCTAGAAGAATTCTTGATGATACAGCCAGCGTTATTGAAAGTCAATACAGTGGCTTAGGAATCTCCTTTAAGGAGTTAGAGGGATTAGATCGTCTTCTTATCTTCCGAAAACTCTTGAGGCGAGAAGGTTTTATTGATTTTAACTATGAAGACATCGCTATTTCTGGATTATCTACCAGGGACTTTGTAGCTCCAAACTATCTGAAGTTTGAAAAAGATCATATGAAAATTGATGATTGTTTCGCAAGGGTGATGTATGTTAGACAATATCCTACCTTCTTGAATGACAAACTGATTAAGAATATCCTGGATACAGGAATTGAACTGGCTATCAGTCTGCATGCGAAGCCCTATGATACTGCAGATGCCCTGAAGAAAATCAAGACAGTTAAGTCAAGTGTACGTAGGGAAATGATCAAAAGTCAGAAGGCTGCCGCAAAAGAAGGCTATGGAAGTGACCTGGCTGTTGGTGGGAAGGCTGTGGAGACATCTCGTGAAACAGAGAAATGGACTGAAGAACTCCAGGACAATGACCAAAAAATGTTTTCAGGTGTGATGACAGTTTTCTTCATGGCTGACACTCTGGAAGAGTTGAATATCTACACTGAGCAGGTTCAACGATCTGTCCGTAAGAATACGGTAGAACTGGATAAGTGTTACTTGTACCAGGAAGAATCCTTGAATACGATTCTACCGATTGGGATTCCATTTATCAACGTAAAACGCCGTTTTATGAGAGATATGACTACCAGTAACTTGGCCACACAAGTCCCATTTACCAACGTAGATCTTCGATCTAGCAGTCCACGTGCAATTTATTATGGCCAGAATCAGCTATCTAAGAACGCAATCACAGTTGATCGTAAGAAAGACTTGAATACAGGTTCAGGTTGTATTTTTGGGAATTCAGGATCAGGAAAGTCAGTTCTTGCTAAAGGAGGAGAGATTATTCCTACGACTCTACGTTACCCTGAAGATAATATTATTATTGTCGATCCTGAAGATGAGTACACTGGTATTGGCCGAGAATTGGGTGCAGAAATTATCACAATCGCTCCTGGATCGCAACATCACTTTAACTTATTGGATCTCCCTGATAAGGATAAACTGCAGGCAGAAGATAGTGACCCGATTGGCCAAAAATCAAACCTCTTATCAACCTTGTTTGAGAATATATTCTCTGAAGTATCAGACGATGAATTTGCGATGATTGACCGTGTAACGAGAAAGACTTATGAGGAATTTGAAAAACCAACATTTAAGAATTGGCAAGCTGTTTTAGAACGTCAACCTGAAGATGTAGCCAAGGAGCTGGCGCTGAAGGCAGAACCTTATACTGTCGGCTCAAACGATATCTTTGCTCACCCTACAAATGTCAATATGAATAGTCGCTTTATTATCTTCAATCTCAAGCAGTTGAGTGGGAAATTGAAGCCATTCGCCCTCCTGGTGATTCAGGACTTTATCTGGAACCAGGTAGTCAATAATCAAGGGAAAGCTATTACATGGCTGTACTTTGATGAGTTGCAGCTATACTTTAAAAATAAGCTGCAAGCAACCTTCTTTACAGAACTATACTCACGTATTCGTAAGTACGGGGCTATTCCAACAGGGATTACACAAAACCCAGAGACTGTTTTATCTACAGAGGAAGGTAGAAAGCTAGTCGCAAACTGTGAGTTTTTAGCCCTCCTGAAGCTGAAGAGGACAGACCTAGAAGCCCTGGAGCAGGTAATTCCTCTTACACCTTCACTGGAGCGATTTGTTTTGCGACCAAAAGCAAAAGGTACAGGTTTGATTGTGGCTGGAGATACGATTGTTCCATTTGAAAATCCTATCCCTAAAGATACCAAACTGTATCAATTGGTTGCGACGGATAGTTAA
- a CDS encoding PrgI family mobile element protein, which produces MTRLGSEFLKALDSYERPVLGYMTLRQLVLLFGIALTVVVTTILYWLKAPDTILYGVDILLLAPFVIFGCYFDEKIKDNIRFMLTKQERSYQTDYDRKEYTRNEFIRPKENLETL; this is translated from the coding sequence ATGACACGTTTAGGCAGTGAATTTTTAAAGGCTTTAGATAGCTACGAAAGGCCAGTTTTAGGGTATATGACACTGAGACAGTTAGTGCTACTATTTGGTATCGCATTGACAGTAGTTGTCACAACCATCCTCTATTGGCTGAAGGCACCTGATACTATTCTTTATGGCGTTGATATTTTGTTATTAGCGCCTTTTGTTATTTTCGGGTGTTATTTTGATGAAAAAATTAAAGATAATATTCGTTTCATGTTAACCAAGCAGGAACGCTCTTATCAGACAGATTATGACAGAAAGGAATACACAAGAAATGAATTTATTCGGCCGAAAGAAAACCTCGAAACTCTCTAA
- a CDS encoding SspB-related isopeptide-forming adhesin produces the protein MTEKTKGHGYFRKKKWAKGLASGIAIAGFVAFSAGSAFADEAVQPESKNDNNMYATQAGKATGIQPVAIDNTEVTKAADKAKKAGVVVSETPSVDKGTDTNSSSLEQSKSEIKQDQDKQVKGLEATTAKQVQNNEAFKEAQEAIHANNKFVSEEKAKHEGETTVTVTNNGSTATDGSADQNKKATQTAKQVLSDNQQAVTKYLGEKSKYDTTVKQATTLNKAVESASEQLKKEKVDVKATVTRTVSSVKEVEALQKKNEQAIAAAKGKVELNKAIMAAYTEKKNASDQVNQDADRKSTELKNTGVLLTSKTQEVSSADEAKRIGKQNQAAYDKAKKAQADWQKKYNELQAKTSTEGYTKEVVLQALSLASANPEATVKSSASGSTVVTTGYIASSSGSSGYGRILDSTKVLKYKDVGTGWKTEIDYTNLKGLTVSTADGKKHDISRIHRKFEILNQGKTGLNDVYVLNDPTEGFVVARNDGTGGAADYMNFLVTDTYYYNVDGKEVTFQASEKTPATLTYSSLNHNRIGWEGAKAINGTHVEINGSTVTENKDYGYVYAEDYNRQEDVGHLWDTSDSPYQYKGAALGVFKEGTAFTTEFIQWDGPDSPSGQTYWFALNTKFVTPVVEVPATATITKTTVKPVKTEPVSAELVKAKNPVKPTLALKTLSETKNHKLSASYHGYKLQYKPVVSKSVADTDKTNTDGQTVAKNSTQTYTLTHDNVYANLKKGDKITIIDPLEAGAVPDVAVTKAATEKAGWGVAYDAGKNTYTFTATYEGKRLEAPVITWKPIYDKGFYDNTYKVLVNNYEVYSNTVTNYTPRPPKPVKAVLDRSGKNINGATTFDRNVTFRLTTDYSPYTKTLASAQVLGKKFAILDDVQDNAFTVDHSKIKMTAAGKDVKALFTMYHVLSDAGRTDAINKILKELNLNPKGEFYLWTPKDSASFYNNYVKQNKNVTIDLPAKLLVKAGEKVENSFKQIDFGNGYQSKLVTVSVPDVNPEKHALDQKDNKKVLDGQEVQIGQYIRYLLDGVTVPSKHDSLFQYDGIDMLDLKHDRYTGNWSGIIRGTEYLAQKDLVLPYDVVLSDGKVVKAGDKIAKGSTYAFQFEFNESTNSDFIKKIVKVTWNEKDGKWAYTIDKEFLNSLGVKGTFDVDFYIEVERIASGDVENTFVNIVNGQEMEAKVVTHTPEQPKPEEPGKPKQSLPNTGTASSMLPVVGMIMGLLSLAGAGLRKYKK, from the coding sequence ATGACAGAAAAAACAAAAGGACACGGATATTTCCGTAAGAAAAAATGGGCTAAAGGTTTAGCATCAGGTATTGCAATTGCAGGTTTTGTAGCCTTCTCTGCAGGTTCAGCATTTGCGGATGAAGCAGTCCAACCTGAAAGCAAGAATGACAATAACATGTATGCTACACAAGCTGGTAAAGCAACAGGAATCCAGCCTGTAGCAATTGATAATACAGAAGTCACAAAGGCTGCTGACAAGGCTAAAAAAGCTGGAGTAGTTGTATCTGAAACACCAAGTGTTGACAAAGGTACAGACACTAATTCATCTAGTCTTGAACAATCTAAGTCTGAGATTAAGCAAGATCAGGACAAGCAGGTCAAGGGGCTTGAAGCTACAACTGCAAAACAAGTTCAAAACAATGAAGCCTTCAAGGAAGCGCAGGAAGCTATTCACGCTAACAATAAATTTGTTTCAGAAGAAAAAGCCAAACATGAAGGGGAAACAACTGTCACTGTAACGAATAACGGTTCGACTGCCACAGATGGTTCAGCAGACCAAAACAAGAAAGCTACTCAAACAGCTAAACAGGTCTTGTCAGATAACCAACAAGCAGTAACAAAATACCTGGGTGAAAAATCTAAGTATGATACTACTGTTAAACAAGCTACTACTTTAAACAAAGCGGTAGAAAGCGCATCTGAACAGCTGAAGAAAGAAAAGGTTGACGTTAAAGCAACCGTTACACGTACGGTCTCTTCAGTCAAAGAAGTAGAGGCGCTACAAAAGAAAAACGAACAGGCTATTGCAGCTGCAAAAGGCAAAGTTGAGCTTAACAAAGCGATTATGGCTGCCTACACAGAGAAGAAGAATGCTAGTGATCAAGTCAATCAAGATGCTGATCGCAAATCAACCGAACTGAAAAATACTGGAGTGCTTCTAACTTCTAAAACACAGGAAGTTTCTTCAGCTGATGAAGCGAAGCGAATTGGGAAACAAAACCAAGCAGCTTATGACAAAGCTAAGAAAGCACAAGCAGACTGGCAGAAGAAATACAATGAACTTCAAGCTAAAACAAGTACGGAAGGGTACACAAAAGAGGTTGTCTTACAGGCTCTCAGTCTTGCATCAGCTAATCCTGAAGCAACAGTGAAGTCATCTGCTTCAGGTTCAACAGTAGTAACGACAGGTTATATTGCTTCCTCAAGTGGTTCTTCAGGATATGGTCGTATTCTTGACTCGACTAAGGTCTTGAAATATAAGGATGTTGGCACTGGATGGAAAACAGAAATTGACTACACTAATCTGAAAGGTTTGACTGTTTCAACTGCAGATGGTAAAAAGCATGATATTTCTCGTATCCATCGAAAATTCGAGATTCTTAATCAAGGGAAGACAGGATTGAATGATGTCTATGTCTTGAATGATCCAACAGAAGGATTCGTAGTAGCTCGTAACGATGGAACAGGTGGAGCTGCGGACTACATGAATTTCTTGGTTACGGATACCTACTACTACAATGTGGATGGGAAAGAAGTAACCTTCCAAGCAAGTGAAAAGACTCCTGCAACCCTGACCTATTCTTCACTCAATCACAATCGTATTGGTTGGGAAGGTGCGAAAGCAATCAACGGAACTCACGTTGAAATTAACGGCTCCACTGTTACAGAAAACAAAGATTATGGCTATGTCTATGCGGAAGACTACAACCGCCAAGAAGATGTAGGGCATCTTTGGGATACATCTGACTCACCTTACCAATACAAGGGCGCTGCACTTGGTGTTTTCAAGGAAGGAACAGCCTTCACAACCGAATTTATCCAATGGGATGGACCAGATAGTCCAAGTGGCCAAACCTATTGGTTCGCTTTGAATACGAAGTTTGTAACGCCAGTTGTTGAAGTTCCAGCTACGGCAACTATCACAAAAACAACCGTGAAGCCAGTTAAGACTGAACCTGTATCAGCTGAATTGGTTAAAGCGAAAAATCCGGTTAAGCCAACCTTGGCTCTTAAAACTCTATCTGAAACTAAAAATCATAAGTTATCCGCAAGCTATCACGGTTATAAGTTACAGTATAAGCCAGTTGTCAGCAAATCTGTAGCAGATACAGATAAGACCAACACAGATGGCCAAACAGTTGCTAAAAACTCTACTCAGACCTATACATTGACCCATGATAATGTCTATGCGAACCTGAAAAAAGGTGACAAGATTACCATCATTGACCCACTCGAAGCTGGTGCTGTTCCTGATGTAGCTGTCACAAAGGCAGCTACAGAGAAAGCGGGTTGGGGCGTTGCCTATGATGCAGGAAAGAACACTTATACCTTTACTGCAACCTACGAAGGGAAACGCTTAGAAGCTCCTGTGATTACTTGGAAGCCAATCTATGATAAAGGATTCTATGACAACACTTATAAAGTGTTAGTGAATAACTACGAGGTGTACTCAAATACTGTTACCAACTACACACCGAGACCACCAAAACCAGTCAAAGCTGTTCTGGATCGTTCTGGTAAGAATATAAACGGTGCGACAACGTTTGATCGCAACGTGACCTTCCGTTTGACAACAGATTACAGTCCATACACCAAAACTCTTGCTTCAGCGCAGGTACTTGGTAAGAAGTTTGCTATCCTGGATGACGTTCAAGACAATGCCTTCACAGTTGACCACAGCAAGATCAAGATGACTGCTGCAGGTAAAGACGTTAAAGCGCTCTTTACTATGTACCATGTGCTCTCAGATGCAGGTCGTACAGATGCAATCAATAAAATCCTGAAGGAATTGAACTTGAACCCTAAAGGTGAGTTCTACCTTTGGACACCGAAAGACTCTGCGAGCTTCTACAACAATTACGTGAAGCAAAATAAAAACGTGACGATTGATCTTCCAGCTAAGCTCCTGGTTAAAGCAGGGGAGAAAGTTGAGAATAGCTTTAAGCAAATCGACTTTGGCAATGGCTATCAATCAAAACTTGTCACTGTCTCGGTTCCTGATGTGAATCCAGAGAAACATGCCCTGGATCAAAAGGATAATAAAAAAGTCTTGGATGGCCAAGAAGTACAGATTGGCCAATACATCCGCTATCTACTCGATGGCGTAACCGTCCCTAGTAAACACGATAGCCTCTTCCAATATGATGGTATTGATATGCTTGACTTGAAGCATGATCGATATACGGGTAATTGGTCTGGTATTATTCGAGGGACAGAATACCTTGCTCAAAAAGACCTGGTTCTTCCTTATGATGTAGTCTTGTCTGACGGTAAAGTGGTTAAGGCAGGAGACAAGATTGCTAAAGGTTCTACTTATGCGTTCCAATTTGAGTTTAATGAGAGTACAAACTCTGACTTTATTAAGAAAATCGTTAAAGTCACATGGAACGAAAAAGACGGTAAGTGGGCTTACACTATTGACAAAGAGTTTTTGAACTCTCTAGGAGTTAAAGGTACGTTTGACGTTGATTTTTATATCGAAGTCGAACGTATTGCAAGTGGTGATGTTGAAAATACATTTGTAAATATTGTTAATGGTCAAGAAATGGAAGCTAAAGTTGTAACTCATACTCCTGAGCAGCCTAAACCTGAAGAACCAGGAAAACCAAAACAATCACTGCCAAATACAGGAACAGCAAGCAGTATGCTTCCAGTTGTAGGAATGATTATGGGATTGTTGAGTCTTGCAGGAGCAGGGCTTCGTAAGTATAAAAAATAG